The Linepithema humile isolate Giens D197 chromosome 7, Lhum_UNIL_v1.0, whole genome shotgun sequence genome has a window encoding:
- the LOC137001215 gene encoding uncharacterized protein F54H12.2-like, with amino-acid sequence MSFLHTHLNECLKSELDLFSLPLTQTSIESSQWIYYKPVTSLADDAPIEFVIPGHGEDYLDLTHTMLSLRVRVESSPLAGGGTAVGTPEFKVGPVNHLLHSMFNQIDIYFNQKLVSPPNNAYAYRAYIEALLNYSSPAKNSHLTCCLWDMDTPGLMDALLESQTPNQALVRRSRYIRDEQALDLIGHLHCDVFNQDKFLINGVETLVRRAKISPGVLLSHARMLSKTTAKYPLTKVEVKTFTIHAGLIGESIDNVILGQLPKRVIVGFVDNRAFNGDRKLNPFNFKNYGINFFSLYADGMQIPSRPLQPNFSKDEGLYVEAYHTLFSGTGIHFLNEGNSISREDYGQGYTLFAFDLTPDLSAHCAGHWNLVKHGSLRLEVKFEKALTTTVNCIVYAEFDNILEIDSSRQVIVDFAG; translated from the exons ATGTCCTTTCTTCATACACATTTAAACGAGTGTTTAAAAAGTGAActcgatctcttttctttaccaCTCACACAAACCAGCATCGAGAGTTCGCAatggatttattacaaacccGTAACGTCGCTCGCGGACGACGCGCCTATAGAATTCGTCATACCCGGTCATGGAGAAGATTATCTAGATCTCACGCACACCATGCTGAGCCTTCGCGTACGCGTAGAATCTTCCCCCCTAGCAGGAGGTGGTACCGCCGTTGGCACCCCCGAATTCAAAGTAGGCCCTGTAAATCATTTACTGCATTCCATGTTCAACCAAAtcgacatatatttcaatcaaaaactcGTGTCGCCCCCAAACAACGCTTACGCGTATCGGGCTTACATCGaggcgttattaaattattcttcaccCGCAAAAAACTCCCATCTGACCTGCTGTCTGTGGGATATGGATACCCCAGGTTTAATGGACGCCCTCCTAGAGTCGCAAACCCCAAATCAGGCTCTCGTGAGACGCTCGCGTTACATTCGAGACGAACAGGCGCTAGATCTCATAGGCCATCTTCACTGCGACGTTTTCAATCAGgataaattcttaatcaaCGGGGTGGAA ACGCTAGTTAGAAGAGCAAAGATAAGCCCTGGTGTGTTACTCTCGCATGCGAGAATGTTGAGTAAAACCACCGCCAAATATCCTCTTACAAAAGTCGAggttaaaacatttacgattCACGCTGGACTCATAGGGGAATCGatagataatgtaatactCGGACAACTGCCAAAACGTGTAATAGTCGGTTTTGTCGATAACAGAGCGTTTAATGGTGATAGAAAACTGAAtccgtttaatttcaaaaactatggtataaatttcttttctctgtatGCCGATGGTATGCAAATTCCCAGTAGACCGTTACAACCGAACTTCTCGAAAGACGAAGGCCTTTACGTCGAAGCCTACCACACGCTCTTCTCGGGAACCGGCATTCACTTCTTGAACGAGGGAAATTCTATAAGTAGAGAGGATTATGGCCAGGGCTACACTCTTTTCGCTTTTGATCTTACCCCCGACTTGTCCGCTCATTGCGCCGGACATTGGAATCTCGTGAAACATGGTAGTTTGCGATTAgaagtgaaatttgaaaagGCGCTTACCACGACCGTTAATTGTATCGTTTACGCAGAGTTCGATAACATTCTAGAAATAGACTCCTCTCGACAAGTTATCGTCGATTTTGCCGGTTAG
- the LOC137001216 gene encoding uncharacterized protein: protein MTGLEKLYYDPAHYAGYSAVDNLFRAANLSRNNVARWLEAQYAYTLHRPLRRKFPRMHYNVTNIDDLWEADLIELRNLKSYNDGYAYLLVIIDVLSKYVWVEPLRDKTSNSVMGAFQCVLSRSNGRVPVYLQTDKGKEFVGRPLQKLLEENDIRFRVARNPDVKAAIVERFNRTLKERMWRYFTHKNTRRYIDVLQNIVNAYNHTRHSSTRMQPYVVTRENARIARENITRQWRSNDDEANEKRRKAKYHVGDLVRISRAKVVFEKGYEARWSEEIFRIHRILDWRKPRVYELSDLAGEVIDGIFYEQELARVEKNLQEEEFIVDRVIRSRGRDNNKQVLVSWRGYPSKFDSWIPASSLTPLVRNEDGSISLDSSQQ, encoded by the coding sequence ATGACGggtcttgaaaaattgtactatGATCCCGCGCATTATGCCGGTTATTCGGCTGTTGATAATCTGTTTCGCGCGGCGAATTTATCCCGTAACAATGTCGCGCGATGGCTCGAAGCGCAATATGCGTACACACTACATCGTCCATTGCGACGGAAATTTCCACGAATGCATTACAACGTAACGAATATCGACGATCTGTGGGAGGCTGATTTGATCGAACTCCGAAATCTCAAAAGTTACAACGACGGATATGCGTATTTACTCGTGATTATCGATGTACTTAGTAAATACGTCTGGGTAGAACCATTGCGCGACAAGACGAGTAATTCCGTAATGGGAGCTTTTCAGTGCGTGCTCTCGAGAAGTAACGGACGCGTACCCGTATACCTACAAACGGACAAGGGTAAAGAATTTGTCGGGCGACCGCTACAAAAGCttttggaagaaaatgacATTCGTTTTCGCGTAGCCCGCAATCCGGATGTCAAAGCCGCCATCGTCGAGCGCTTCAACAGAACGTTGAAAGAACGAATGTGGCgttattttacgcataaaaatacgcgacgctacatcgatgttttgcaaaatatcgtAAACGCCTATAATCACACCCGTCATTCGAGCACCAGAATGCAACCGTATGTCGTTACGAGAGAAAATGCACGTATCGCACGTGAAAATATAACGCGCCAATGGAGGAGCAACGACGACGAAGCGAACGAGAAACGTCGAAAGGCTAAATACCACGTCGGTGATCTCGTTCGTATCAGTAGAGCAAAAGTCGtcttcgagaaaggatacgaGGCACGGTGGAGCGAGgagatatttcgaattcaCCGTATACTCGATTGGCGAAAACCACGTGTGTACGAACTGAGCGATTTAGCGGGAGAAGTCATAGACGGCATTTTTTACGAACAAGAATTGGCTCGGGTTGAGAAAAACTTGCAGGAGGAGGAGTTTATCGTCGATCGTGTGATAAGAAGTCGGGGTcgcgataataataaacagGTGCTGGTTAGTTGGCGTGGTTATCCCAGCAAGTTTGATTCTTGGATCCCTGCTTCGAGTTTAACCCCGCTTGTTCGAAATGAGGACGGATCAATTTCTCTTGATTCTTCCCAGCAATAG
- the LOC137001294 gene encoding uncharacterized protein: MEENTQQQQQSAENQAEETDDNEIGVRGEGRLEREEDEEALFPENQVGAPEQIANHNGDNFNYLDLIRENVREFRNFGVVGREAGFRLRSLPEGEEVYAWLENAFRELHAYAVLSCVPGDYIGLSFDSPNLSHGPAGISFRPSRDLTHENIWNLVSSLAQSSGGLNVAQEFNIHVYRVTPPTGRAGNALDIAGKRSILTISNSDNLCFPRALVTAQIYNERGNLRTGSLQERWNAVRYRHSSLQRELARDLTRKVGITIPEEGCGIREIEHFQQYLVAENIAIMVYSAETFGHGGKVLFDGNAILASLHREPVACLNILHHAELRHYSVILNLRAAAGSRGYCVPCNVGYRSDVRGHRCSNKCPRCYAVPSCERFDAERIHCENCNREFFNHACLEHHRAQKSYDGQSSRSVCNTVCFCEECGRLIERNRQHECGVTYCSTCRSAQPLNHLCHMLPLPHKANFRTNDTEHILGEGGEQQQNAGECVLKTESRVAFVFYDFETRQDDTLQGTASVNIHVPTLCVAQQICETCAEIEDTSVRCRWCGIREYIFRRDPVKEFVDFATRPTKYFKHIICIAHNAKAFDAQFILRYIVESGTALEPRVILNGTKIVVLTVGHTKFIDSINYMPMRLSELPKAFGLTNTSDKGIFPHLFNTNDNQSYVGPLPDIRYYSPDSMNTNEREKFLAWHAEMIRTNYVFDFECEILRYCRNDVNILRRACMSFRKIFLKCGRVCPFEECTTIASTCMRVFRKNFLREREIGIIPPGGYRRANTQSRKALQWLVWKERELGHNITHAGRTREYRLQDGTLVDGYYESVENGITHYHVLQFHGCFWHGCPSCFKINRDRELTVNNERGDTIDLRYERTIATTYRLRRRGYSVIEKWECVFDREMMENREMREFLQNHPMIEIEPLNPRDAFYGGRTGNIVTRYEITDTEKIRYVDVCSLYPYVLKTGVFPIGHPTVYVAEECSTLIGIGPCYNFDSVEGLVRCRVLPPSDLFHPVLPYRVRGKLLFALCRSCCETFSHEECTHEPSEREFEGTWVSLELRKAIDKGYLVTRVCEIWQYTTARYDPDTQQGGLFTEYINTFLKLKQEASGWPSECEDDVSKEQYLRDYEKTEGVVLDKQNIAKNPGLRSVAKLCLNSFWGKFGQRSNLPNTEIVKTQQRLASLLTSPQHEIIEILPVNEEVMYVSWRLREELDVPSPLTNVVIAAFTTAQARLVLYEYLDKLNRRVLYYDTDSCIYVSSGVSDEYEVRKGNFLGDMTDELESYGRGSYIEAFVSGGPKFYAYVVRTAEGQTREVCKVKGITLNFENSRLVNFNSIRELLLRKEREGQEKEEEGTESATVESRSINLCFRAIRRTAFHEIITRDEVKACTPVLLKRRFLDSRCSVPYGYLSER; the protein is encoded by the coding sequence ATGGAAGAAAacacgcagcagcagcagcagtcggCGGAAAATCAAGCCGAAGAAACCGACGACAACGAGATAGGAGTTCGTGGGGAGGGGAGActggagagagaagaggatgAGGAAGCGTTGTTTCCGGAGAATCAGGTTGGTGCGCCGGAACAGATCGCGAATCATAACggggataattttaattatttagatttaataagGGAAAACGTGCGTGAGTTTAGAAATTTCGGTGTAGTAGGGAGAGAGGCTGGTTTTCGCCTTCGATCATTACCAGAGGGGGAGGAGGTTTACGCGTGGTTAGAAAACGCGTTTCGCGAGCTTCACGCGTACGCGGTACTTTCCTGTGTTCCCGGTGATTACATCGGACTTAGTTTCGATTCCCCGAATCTTTCACACGGGCCCGCGGGTATTTCGTTCCGACCATCTCGTGATTTGACTCACGAGAATATCTGGAACCTCGTGAGTTCGTTAGCTCAAAGCTCCGGGGGCTTGAACGTAGCGCAAGAATTCAATATCCACGTTTACCGTGTCACTCCTCCTACGGGTCGTGCGGGTAATGCGCTTGATATCGCTGGTAAACGCTCGATTTTAACGATATCCAACTCGGATAACTTATGTTTTCCTCGCGCACTCGTAACGGCGCAAATTTACAATGAACGTGGTAATTTACGTACGGGTAGCCTACAAGAAAGATGGAACGCCGTGAGATACCGTCATTCCTCGTTACAACGTGAGTTGGCACGTGATTTAACGAGGAAAGTCGGTATTACAATTCCAGAAGAGGGTTGCGGTATTCGCGAAATCGAGCATTTTCAGCAATATTTAGTCGCGGAAAACATCGCGATAATGGTTTATAGCGCGGAAACTTTTGGTCACGGGGGTAAAGTCTTATTTGATGGAAATGCGATACTAGCCTCACTACATCGCGAACCGGTCGCGTGTTTAAACATATTACATCACGCTGAATTACGACATTACagcgttattttaaatttaagagccGCCGCGGGTAGCCGAGGTTATTGTGTACCGTGTAACGTCGGTTACCGCAGCGATGTAAGGGGACACCGATGCTCAAATAAATGCCCTCGGTGTTACGCGGTACCTTCGTGCGAGCGATTCGACGCGGAACGTATTCattgcgaaaattgtaatcgcgaatttttcaaTCACGCGTGTCTTGAGCATCATCGTGCGCAAAAATCATACGATGGGCAATCGTCTCGTAGCGTTTGCAACACCGTATGTTTTTGCGAAGAATGCGGTCGTTTAATCGAGCGTAATAGACAACACGAATGCGGTGTGACTTACTGTTCAACGTGTCGTTCTGCCCAGCCGTTGAATCATCTTTGTCACATGCTTCCTCTCCCTCACAAAGCTAATTTCCGTACTAACGACACGGAGCACATTTTGGGAGAGGGAGGAGAGCAACAACAAAACGCGGGTGAGTGCGTACTTAAAACAGAAAGTCGCGTCGCATTCGTGTTTTACGATTTCGAGACGCGACAGGATGACACGCTTCAAGGTACCGCGAGTGTAAATATTCACGTACCTACACTTTGCGTCGCGCAGCAGATTTGCGAAACGTGTGCCGAGATTGAGGATACTTCGGTGCGCTGTCGGTGGTGCGGTATTCGTGAATACATATTTCGTCGTGATCCTGTAAAGGAGTTTGTAGATTTCGCGACACGTccgactaaatattttaaacacataatttGTATAGCTCATAACGCGAAAGCATTCGATGCGCAATTTATCCTACGCTATATTGTTGAGAGCGGAACCGCCTTAGAACCGCGGGTAATCTTAAACGGGACGAAAATTGTAGTACTAACAGTGGGACATACGAAATTTATcgatagtattaattatatgccaATGCGTTTATCGGAGTTACCGAAGGCTTTTGGCCTGACGAATACTTCGGACAAAGGCatttttccgcatttatttaataccaaCGATAATCAGTCATATGTCGGTCCGTTGCCGgatattcgatattattcACCCGATAGTATGAATACGAACGAGCGAGAAAAGTTTTTAGCGTGGCACGCGGAAATGATTCGTACGAATTATGTGTTTGATTTCGAATGCGAGATATTGCGTTACTGTCGCAACGACGTGAATATTCTGAGACGCGCGTGTATGTCTTTCAGAAAGATTTTCTTGAAGTGCGGTCGCGTGTGTCCGTTCGAGGAATGCACAACAATCGCTTCCACGTGTATGAgggtttttagaaaaaactttttacgtgaaagagaaattggaaTAATTCCACCGGGCGGGTACAGACGCGCGAATACCCAATCGCGGAAGGCGCTTCAGTGGCTGGTGTGGAAGGAGCGCGAGCTCGGACATAACATCACCCACGCAGGACGCACTCGGGAATATCGTCTGCAAGACGGCACGCTAGTCGATGGTTATTACGAGTCGGTGGAAAACGGTATAACACACTATCACGTGTTGCAATTCCACGGTTGTTTTTGGCACGGATGTCCGTCGTGTTTTAAGATTAATCGCGATAGGGAACTAACGGTAAACAACGAACGCGGCGATACGATTGATTTGCGTTATGAGCGCACCATCGCAACAACGTATCGTCTTCGAAGACGGGGGTACTCGGTGATAGAGAAGTGGGAATGCGTCTTTGATCGCGAAATGATGGAAAATAGGGAAATGcgtgaatttttacaaaatcacCCGATGATAGAAATTGAGCCGCTCAACCCGCGCGATGCGTTCTACGGTGGACGTACGGGGAACATCGTGACGCGGTACGAGATTACGGATACGGAGAAGATACGTTACGTGGATGTGTGTTCTCTGTACCCGTACGTACTGAAGACCGGGGTTTTCCCGATCGGACATCCCACGGTGTACGTCGCGGAGGAATGCTCGACTCTAATTGGCATAGGACCgtgttacaattttgattCCGTCGAAGGTCTCGTGCGTTGCAGGGTACTCCCTCCGAGTGATCTCTTTCACCCCGTATTACCCTATCGCGTGCGTGGAAAGCTACTATTCGCGTTGTGTCGCAGTTGTTGCGAAACATTTTCACACGAAGAATGTACCCACGAGCCGTCCGAGCGAGAATTCGAGGGTACGTGGGTATCGCTTGAATTGCGCAAAGCCATCGACAAAGGTTATCTCGTAACGAGGGTTTGTGAGATTTGGCAATACACCACAGCTCGCTACGATCCCGATACACAGCAGGGTGGATTATTTACGgaatatataaacacatttttaaaattgaaacaagaaGCCAGCGGATGGCCGAGCGAGTGTGAGGATGACGTGTCTAAAGAACAATATCTTCGCGACTACGAGAAAACCGAGGGTGTCGTTCTCGATAAGCAAAACATCGCGAAAAATCCTGGTTTGCGCTCGGTCGCGAAGCtatgtttaaattctttttggggGAAATTTGGTCAACGATCCAACCTGCCGAATACCGAGATCGTAAAAACTCAACAGCGTTTAGCGAGTTTACTCACGAGTCCTCAGCATGagataatcgaaatattaCCCGTAAACGAGGAAGTGATGTATGTTTCGTGGCGACTGCGAGAAGAGCTGGACGTACCCTCGCCTCTTACTAACGTAGTTATAGCGGCTTTCACGACGGCACAGGCGCGTCTTGTATTATacgaatatttagataaattgaatcgtcgcgttttatattacgatacCGACTCGTGTATTTACGTGAGCAGCGGTGTCTCCGATGAATACGAAGTGCGTAAAGGTAATTTCCTAGGCGATATGACGGACGAACTCGAGAGCTATGGTCGCGGTAGCTATATCGAGGCGTTTGTATCGGGTGGTCCGAAATTTTACGCATACGTGGTTCGCACAGCGGAAGGGCAAACGCGAGAAGTTTGCAAAGTAAAGGGCATAACtctaaatttcgaaaactcacgcttagttaattttaatagtattagggaattattattacgtaaagAGCGAGAAGGTcaagagaaggaggaggaagggACGGAGTCGGCAACGGTAGAATCGCGTTCGATAAATCTATGTTTCAGAGCAATTCGACGTACAGCCTTTCACGAAATAATAACACGCGACGAAGTGAAAGCTTGCACACCCGTGTTGCTAAAACGTAGATTTCTCGACAGTCGTTGTTCCGTCCCTTATGGATATTTATCCGAACGCTAA